One Neorhodopirellula lusitana genomic window carries:
- a CDS encoding aldo/keto reductase: MLTRRNLLQAGAALGVGTVMKPTSSAQALKIQMSSGEVMKTKGLVDIDEKLPTNPASSAKRYRPTSRMGLGGLAAGNGFNTISSDEEILTMLNAAWDSGIRYFDTAPFYGLSLSERRFGDLLRNKDREDYVLSSKVGRILTPSAEPLPKRWHWANHSPFHYSYDYTAAGTRRSVEDSLQRIGVSSLDIVFIHDLSPQNSDFGADWLKYYDEAVNGAMPELTKMREEGIIKAWGFGINSPHAIYKAVEVADPDICLLALQYSILEHEEALDKTFPLLDERDISVVVGAPLNGGYLAGRNRFNYSSLIPDPMKQKFAAIQDVATKHGIDIKTAALQFAEAPATVSAIIPGARTSQQVHENVAAMKVKIPDAFWDELKSKKLIAQNAPTKA, encoded by the coding sequence ATGTTGACAAGAAGAAACCTTTTGCAAGCAGGCGCGGCACTGGGCGTTGGAACGGTGATGAAGCCGACCTCTTCCGCCCAAGCTTTGAAGATCCAAATGTCGTCGGGCGAAGTAATGAAGACCAAAGGTCTCGTTGATATCGACGAGAAACTGCCGACCAATCCCGCAAGCAGCGCCAAAAGATATCGGCCCACATCCAGAATGGGCTTGGGTGGACTTGCGGCTGGAAATGGATTCAACACCATTTCGAGTGATGAAGAGATCCTTACGATGTTGAATGCGGCCTGGGATTCTGGGATTCGTTACTTCGACACCGCACCTTTCTATGGCTTGAGCCTAAGTGAACGACGCTTCGGCGATTTGCTTCGAAACAAGGATCGCGAAGACTATGTTTTGTCGTCAAAGGTCGGCCGGATCCTGACCCCTTCCGCAGAACCGTTGCCGAAGCGATGGCACTGGGCAAATCATTCTCCCTTCCATTACAGCTACGACTACACGGCTGCGGGAACACGTCGATCGGTCGAAGACAGCCTGCAACGTATCGGCGTTTCGTCGCTCGACATCGTTTTCATTCACGACCTGTCACCACAGAACAGTGACTTTGGTGCGGACTGGCTGAAGTACTATGACGAAGCCGTCAACGGTGCCATGCCAGAACTCACCAAGATGCGTGAAGAGGGCATCATCAAAGCCTGGGGCTTCGGAATCAATTCGCCCCACGCGATCTACAAAGCCGTTGAAGTTGCTGACCCTGACATTTGCCTATTGGCGCTCCAGTATTCCATTCTGGAACACGAAGAAGCACTCGATAAGACGTTCCCGCTATTGGACGAACGCGACATCTCCGTTGTCGTCGGCGCTCCACTCAATGGTGGCTACTTGGCTGGCCGAAATCGTTTCAACTATTCCAGCCTCATCCCCGATCCAATGAAGCAAAAGTTTGCAGCGATCCAAGACGTTGCGACCAAACACGGGATCGACATCAAAACGGCGGCCCTGCAGTTCGCCGAAGCCCCTGCCACGGTGTCAGCAATTATCCCTGGAGCACGAACTTCGCAACAGGTCCACGAAAACGTCGCCGCGATGAAAGTCAAAATCCCCGACGCATTCTGGGACGAATTGAAGTCGAAAAAACTCATTGCACAAAACGCTCCGACGAAAGCGTGA